The proteins below come from a single Rosa rugosa chromosome 2, drRosRugo1.1, whole genome shotgun sequence genomic window:
- the LOC133732741 gene encoding subtilisin-like protease SBT5.4 isoform X1: MVLSSLPPLLLLSALLFSMLQTPTFSIKKPYIVYLGAHSHGPNPSSVDLDFVRNFHYNFLGSFLRSNKSAKDVMFYSYTRHINGFAAILEEEEAAQIAKDPNVISIFLNKGRKLQTTRSWNFLGLERNGLIPSDSIWRKARFGEDTIIANIDTGVLGVWPESKSFSDEGLGPVPSKWRGTCQHDTKQVHCNRKLIGTRYFNNGLAMYAGPLNSSYSTVRDYDGHGSHTLSTAAGGFVPGVSVFGNGNGTTKGGSPQARVAAYKVCWPPFEGVGCFEADILAAFDAAISDGVDVISVSLGGGTEEFFNNAISIGSFHAVKNGIVVVSAAGNSGPNPGTVLNLSPWLVTVGASTIDREFTSYVVLGNKKQLKGASLSAKGLPFEMFYPLISAADARDADASTGEAEICNVGALDPRKVKGKILVCVREYNDNERTEKSLQADIAGAVGMILVNDKQSGNDVVADPHVLLVSHLNYTDGKHVFDYIKSTKTPVAYLTPVKTELGTKPAPHVAPFSSRGPNLLEQAIFKPDIIAPGVSIIAAYTEATGPTYQLSDTRRVSFNVQTGTSMACPHVSGIAGLLRKLHPDWSPAAIKSAIMTTATTQDDSNEPMLDSSYLKATPFAYGAGHIQPNNAMDPGLIYNLTTLDYLNFLCARGYNETMIKSFSNPPFKCPKSFSLGDFNYPAIAIPNLGAELVTVTRRKVTNVGSPGTYKVCVKAPPEVMVLVKPRSLKFESIGEVKKFKVIFKAKVKGKPRGYAFGELMWSDGNHHVKSPLAMKHY; the protein is encoded by the exons ATGGTGCTTTCATCTCTACCTCCATTACTATTATTATCAGCTCTTTTGTTCTCTATGTTGCAGACACCTACCTTTTCCATTAAAAAG CCATATATAGTGTACTTAGGAGCACATTCTCACGGTCCAAACCCATCATCTGTTGATCTCGATTTTGTCAGAAATTTTCACTACAATTTTCTGGGGTCATTCTTGAGAAG CAATAAAAGTGCCAAAGATGTGATGTTCTACTCCTATACTAGACACATTAATGGTTTTGCTGCAATtcttgaagaggaagaagctgCTCAGATTGCTA AGGATCCAAATGTGATATCAATCTTCCTAAACAAGGGAAGAAAGCTGCAAACTACCCGGTCATGGAATTTTCTTGGATTAGAGAGAAATGGACTGATTCCTTCAGACTCCATTTGGAGGAAAGCAAGGTTTGGCGAAGATACAATAATTGCAAACATAGATACTG GTGTGTTAGGTGTTTGGCCAGAATCCAAAAGCTTTAGTGATGAAGGGTTGGGACCTGTCCCTTCCAAGTGGCGTGGAACTTGTCAACATGATACAAAGCAAGTTCATTGCAACAG AAAGCTGATTGGAACTAGGTACTTTAATAATGGTCTTGCCATGTATGCCGGCCCTCTCAACTCGTCGTATTCCACTGTTCGCGACTACGATGGTCATGGATCACATACCCTATCCACGGCTGCGGGTGGATTTGTTCCAGGAGTTAGTGTTTTTGGCAATGGCAATGGAACCACCAAGGGTGGCTCTCCTCAAGCCCGTGTTGCTGCATATAAGGTATGCTGGCCACCATTTGAAGGTGTTGGGTGCTTCGAGGCAGACATCTTAGCTGCCTTTGATGCTGCAATAAGTGACGGTGTCGATGTAATCTCTGTGTCTCTTGGTGGAGGAACCGAGGAGTTTTTCAACAATGCAATTTCAATAGGGTCCTTCCATGCAGTTAAAAATGGCATTGTTGTGGTTAGTGCAGCTGGAAACTCTGGACCAAATCCAGGGACAGTATTAAACTTGTCGCCATGGTTAGTAACAGTTGGTGCTAGCACCATTGATCGAGAGTTCACAAGCTATGTTGTCCTCGGAAACAAAAAGCAATTGAAG GGAGCAAGCCTTTCAGCTAAAGGCTTACCATTTGAAATGTTTTACCCGTTGATCAGTGCTGCAGATGCGAGAGATGCTGATGCATCCACTGGAGAAGC TGAAATTTGCAATGTTGGAGCCCTCGATCCTAGGAAAGTAAAAGGAAAGATTTTGGTGTGCGTTCGAGAATACAACGATAATGAAAGAACCGAGAAGAGCCTGCAGGCTGATATTGCAGGTGCTGTAGGAATGATCTTGGTTAATGATAAGCAAAGTGGAAACGATGTTGTAGCCGATCCTCATGTGCTCCTTGTTTCACATCTCAATTACACCGACGGCAAACATGTCTTTGATTACATTAAATCTACCAA AACTCCTGTGGCTTACCTTACTCCAGTAAAGACTGAATTGGGAACAAAGCCAGCTCCGCATGTAGCTCCATTTTCATCAAGGGGGCCTAATCTTCTGGAGCAGGCAATCTTTAAG CCTGATATCATTGCACCAGGGGTGAGTATAATTGCTGCTTATACTGAAGCAACAGGGCCAACTTATCAATTATCTGATACTCGCCGGGTTTCTTTTAATGTTCAAACTGGCACTTCAATGGCGTGCCCTCATGTATCCGGAATTGCAGGGCTTCTGAGGAAACTCCATCCAGATTGGAGCCCAGCAGCTATTAAATCTGCAATCATGACAACTG CTACAACACAAGATGACAGCAATGAACCGATGCTTGACTCGTCTTATTTGAaggcaacaccatttgcttatGGTGCAGGACACATTCAACCAAACAACGCAATGGACCCAGGGCTAATTTATAACCTAACAACACTTGATTACTTGAATTTCTTATGTGCTCGAGGATACAATGAAACAATGATCAAATCATTCTCCAATCCACCTTTCAAATGTCCCAAGTCTTTCAGTCTAGGAGACTTCAACTACCCAGCAATTGCAATTCCTAATCTCGGTGCAGAGTTAGTGACCGTTACTAGAAGAAAAGTTACAAATGTCGGATCACCTGGCACGTACAAAGTGTGCGTCAAGGCACCACCAGAAGTAATGGTTTTGGTTAAACCTAGAAGCTTGAAATTTGAGAGTATTGGTgaagtgaaaaagttcaaagTTATATTCAAAGCTAAGGTTAAGGGTAAGCCTCGAGGGTATGCATTTGGAGAGTTGATGTGGTCAGATGGCAATCACCATGTAAAGAGTCCTCTTGCAATGAAGCACTACTAG
- the LOC133732741 gene encoding subtilisin-like protease SBT5.4 isoform X2, with translation MVLSSLPPLLLLSALLFSMLQTPTFSIKKPYIVYLGAHSHGPNPSSVDLDFVRNFHYNFLGSFLRSNKSAKDVMFYSYTRHINGFAAILEEEEAAQIAKDPNVISIFLNKGRKLQTTRSWNFLGLERNGLIPSDSIWRKARFGEDTIIANIDTGVWPESKSFSDEGLGPVPSKWRGTCQHDTKQVHCNRKLIGTRYFNNGLAMYAGPLNSSYSTVRDYDGHGSHTLSTAAGGFVPGVSVFGNGNGTTKGGSPQARVAAYKVCWPPFEGVGCFEADILAAFDAAISDGVDVISVSLGGGTEEFFNNAISIGSFHAVKNGIVVVSAAGNSGPNPGTVLNLSPWLVTVGASTIDREFTSYVVLGNKKQLKGASLSAKGLPFEMFYPLISAADARDADASTGEAEICNVGALDPRKVKGKILVCVREYNDNERTEKSLQADIAGAVGMILVNDKQSGNDVVADPHVLLVSHLNYTDGKHVFDYIKSTKTPVAYLTPVKTELGTKPAPHVAPFSSRGPNLLEQAIFKPDIIAPGVSIIAAYTEATGPTYQLSDTRRVSFNVQTGTSMACPHVSGIAGLLRKLHPDWSPAAIKSAIMTTATTQDDSNEPMLDSSYLKATPFAYGAGHIQPNNAMDPGLIYNLTTLDYLNFLCARGYNETMIKSFSNPPFKCPKSFSLGDFNYPAIAIPNLGAELVTVTRRKVTNVGSPGTYKVCVKAPPEVMVLVKPRSLKFESIGEVKKFKVIFKAKVKGKPRGYAFGELMWSDGNHHVKSPLAMKHY, from the exons ATGGTGCTTTCATCTCTACCTCCATTACTATTATTATCAGCTCTTTTGTTCTCTATGTTGCAGACACCTACCTTTTCCATTAAAAAG CCATATATAGTGTACTTAGGAGCACATTCTCACGGTCCAAACCCATCATCTGTTGATCTCGATTTTGTCAGAAATTTTCACTACAATTTTCTGGGGTCATTCTTGAGAAG CAATAAAAGTGCCAAAGATGTGATGTTCTACTCCTATACTAGACACATTAATGGTTTTGCTGCAATtcttgaagaggaagaagctgCTCAGATTGCTA AGGATCCAAATGTGATATCAATCTTCCTAAACAAGGGAAGAAAGCTGCAAACTACCCGGTCATGGAATTTTCTTGGATTAGAGAGAAATGGACTGATTCCTTCAGACTCCATTTGGAGGAAAGCAAGGTTTGGCGAAGATACAATAATTGCAAACATAGATACTG GTGTTTGGCCAGAATCCAAAAGCTTTAGTGATGAAGGGTTGGGACCTGTCCCTTCCAAGTGGCGTGGAACTTGTCAACATGATACAAAGCAAGTTCATTGCAACAG AAAGCTGATTGGAACTAGGTACTTTAATAATGGTCTTGCCATGTATGCCGGCCCTCTCAACTCGTCGTATTCCACTGTTCGCGACTACGATGGTCATGGATCACATACCCTATCCACGGCTGCGGGTGGATTTGTTCCAGGAGTTAGTGTTTTTGGCAATGGCAATGGAACCACCAAGGGTGGCTCTCCTCAAGCCCGTGTTGCTGCATATAAGGTATGCTGGCCACCATTTGAAGGTGTTGGGTGCTTCGAGGCAGACATCTTAGCTGCCTTTGATGCTGCAATAAGTGACGGTGTCGATGTAATCTCTGTGTCTCTTGGTGGAGGAACCGAGGAGTTTTTCAACAATGCAATTTCAATAGGGTCCTTCCATGCAGTTAAAAATGGCATTGTTGTGGTTAGTGCAGCTGGAAACTCTGGACCAAATCCAGGGACAGTATTAAACTTGTCGCCATGGTTAGTAACAGTTGGTGCTAGCACCATTGATCGAGAGTTCACAAGCTATGTTGTCCTCGGAAACAAAAAGCAATTGAAG GGAGCAAGCCTTTCAGCTAAAGGCTTACCATTTGAAATGTTTTACCCGTTGATCAGTGCTGCAGATGCGAGAGATGCTGATGCATCCACTGGAGAAGC TGAAATTTGCAATGTTGGAGCCCTCGATCCTAGGAAAGTAAAAGGAAAGATTTTGGTGTGCGTTCGAGAATACAACGATAATGAAAGAACCGAGAAGAGCCTGCAGGCTGATATTGCAGGTGCTGTAGGAATGATCTTGGTTAATGATAAGCAAAGTGGAAACGATGTTGTAGCCGATCCTCATGTGCTCCTTGTTTCACATCTCAATTACACCGACGGCAAACATGTCTTTGATTACATTAAATCTACCAA AACTCCTGTGGCTTACCTTACTCCAGTAAAGACTGAATTGGGAACAAAGCCAGCTCCGCATGTAGCTCCATTTTCATCAAGGGGGCCTAATCTTCTGGAGCAGGCAATCTTTAAG CCTGATATCATTGCACCAGGGGTGAGTATAATTGCTGCTTATACTGAAGCAACAGGGCCAACTTATCAATTATCTGATACTCGCCGGGTTTCTTTTAATGTTCAAACTGGCACTTCAATGGCGTGCCCTCATGTATCCGGAATTGCAGGGCTTCTGAGGAAACTCCATCCAGATTGGAGCCCAGCAGCTATTAAATCTGCAATCATGACAACTG CTACAACACAAGATGACAGCAATGAACCGATGCTTGACTCGTCTTATTTGAaggcaacaccatttgcttatGGTGCAGGACACATTCAACCAAACAACGCAATGGACCCAGGGCTAATTTATAACCTAACAACACTTGATTACTTGAATTTCTTATGTGCTCGAGGATACAATGAAACAATGATCAAATCATTCTCCAATCCACCTTTCAAATGTCCCAAGTCTTTCAGTCTAGGAGACTTCAACTACCCAGCAATTGCAATTCCTAATCTCGGTGCAGAGTTAGTGACCGTTACTAGAAGAAAAGTTACAAATGTCGGATCACCTGGCACGTACAAAGTGTGCGTCAAGGCACCACCAGAAGTAATGGTTTTGGTTAAACCTAGAAGCTTGAAATTTGAGAGTATTGGTgaagtgaaaaagttcaaagTTATATTCAAAGCTAAGGTTAAGGGTAAGCCTCGAGGGTATGCATTTGGAGAGTTGATGTGGTCAGATGGCAATCACCATGTAAAGAGTCCTCTTGCAATGAAGCACTACTAG
- the LOC133732741 gene encoding subtilisin-like protease SBT5.4 isoform X3: MFYSYTRHINGFAAILEEEEAAQIAKDPNVISIFLNKGRKLQTTRSWNFLGLERNGLIPSDSIWRKARFGEDTIIANIDTGVLGVWPESKSFSDEGLGPVPSKWRGTCQHDTKQVHCNRKLIGTRYFNNGLAMYAGPLNSSYSTVRDYDGHGSHTLSTAAGGFVPGVSVFGNGNGTTKGGSPQARVAAYKVCWPPFEGVGCFEADILAAFDAAISDGVDVISVSLGGGTEEFFNNAISIGSFHAVKNGIVVVSAAGNSGPNPGTVLNLSPWLVTVGASTIDREFTSYVVLGNKKQLKGASLSAKGLPFEMFYPLISAADARDADASTGEAEICNVGALDPRKVKGKILVCVREYNDNERTEKSLQADIAGAVGMILVNDKQSGNDVVADPHVLLVSHLNYTDGKHVFDYIKSTKTPVAYLTPVKTELGTKPAPHVAPFSSRGPNLLEQAIFKPDIIAPGVSIIAAYTEATGPTYQLSDTRRVSFNVQTGTSMACPHVSGIAGLLRKLHPDWSPAAIKSAIMTTATTQDDSNEPMLDSSYLKATPFAYGAGHIQPNNAMDPGLIYNLTTLDYLNFLCARGYNETMIKSFSNPPFKCPKSFSLGDFNYPAIAIPNLGAELVTVTRRKVTNVGSPGTYKVCVKAPPEVMVLVKPRSLKFESIGEVKKFKVIFKAKVKGKPRGYAFGELMWSDGNHHVKSPLAMKHY; encoded by the exons ATGTTCTACTCCTATACTAGACACATTAATGGTTTTGCTGCAATtcttgaagaggaagaagctgCTCAGATTGCTA AGGATCCAAATGTGATATCAATCTTCCTAAACAAGGGAAGAAAGCTGCAAACTACCCGGTCATGGAATTTTCTTGGATTAGAGAGAAATGGACTGATTCCTTCAGACTCCATTTGGAGGAAAGCAAGGTTTGGCGAAGATACAATAATTGCAAACATAGATACTG GTGTGTTAGGTGTTTGGCCAGAATCCAAAAGCTTTAGTGATGAAGGGTTGGGACCTGTCCCTTCCAAGTGGCGTGGAACTTGTCAACATGATACAAAGCAAGTTCATTGCAACAG AAAGCTGATTGGAACTAGGTACTTTAATAATGGTCTTGCCATGTATGCCGGCCCTCTCAACTCGTCGTATTCCACTGTTCGCGACTACGATGGTCATGGATCACATACCCTATCCACGGCTGCGGGTGGATTTGTTCCAGGAGTTAGTGTTTTTGGCAATGGCAATGGAACCACCAAGGGTGGCTCTCCTCAAGCCCGTGTTGCTGCATATAAGGTATGCTGGCCACCATTTGAAGGTGTTGGGTGCTTCGAGGCAGACATCTTAGCTGCCTTTGATGCTGCAATAAGTGACGGTGTCGATGTAATCTCTGTGTCTCTTGGTGGAGGAACCGAGGAGTTTTTCAACAATGCAATTTCAATAGGGTCCTTCCATGCAGTTAAAAATGGCATTGTTGTGGTTAGTGCAGCTGGAAACTCTGGACCAAATCCAGGGACAGTATTAAACTTGTCGCCATGGTTAGTAACAGTTGGTGCTAGCACCATTGATCGAGAGTTCACAAGCTATGTTGTCCTCGGAAACAAAAAGCAATTGAAG GGAGCAAGCCTTTCAGCTAAAGGCTTACCATTTGAAATGTTTTACCCGTTGATCAGTGCTGCAGATGCGAGAGATGCTGATGCATCCACTGGAGAAGC TGAAATTTGCAATGTTGGAGCCCTCGATCCTAGGAAAGTAAAAGGAAAGATTTTGGTGTGCGTTCGAGAATACAACGATAATGAAAGAACCGAGAAGAGCCTGCAGGCTGATATTGCAGGTGCTGTAGGAATGATCTTGGTTAATGATAAGCAAAGTGGAAACGATGTTGTAGCCGATCCTCATGTGCTCCTTGTTTCACATCTCAATTACACCGACGGCAAACATGTCTTTGATTACATTAAATCTACCAA AACTCCTGTGGCTTACCTTACTCCAGTAAAGACTGAATTGGGAACAAAGCCAGCTCCGCATGTAGCTCCATTTTCATCAAGGGGGCCTAATCTTCTGGAGCAGGCAATCTTTAAG CCTGATATCATTGCACCAGGGGTGAGTATAATTGCTGCTTATACTGAAGCAACAGGGCCAACTTATCAATTATCTGATACTCGCCGGGTTTCTTTTAATGTTCAAACTGGCACTTCAATGGCGTGCCCTCATGTATCCGGAATTGCAGGGCTTCTGAGGAAACTCCATCCAGATTGGAGCCCAGCAGCTATTAAATCTGCAATCATGACAACTG CTACAACACAAGATGACAGCAATGAACCGATGCTTGACTCGTCTTATTTGAaggcaacaccatttgcttatGGTGCAGGACACATTCAACCAAACAACGCAATGGACCCAGGGCTAATTTATAACCTAACAACACTTGATTACTTGAATTTCTTATGTGCTCGAGGATACAATGAAACAATGATCAAATCATTCTCCAATCCACCTTTCAAATGTCCCAAGTCTTTCAGTCTAGGAGACTTCAACTACCCAGCAATTGCAATTCCTAATCTCGGTGCAGAGTTAGTGACCGTTACTAGAAGAAAAGTTACAAATGTCGGATCACCTGGCACGTACAAAGTGTGCGTCAAGGCACCACCAGAAGTAATGGTTTTGGTTAAACCTAGAAGCTTGAAATTTGAGAGTATTGGTgaagtgaaaaagttcaaagTTATATTCAAAGCTAAGGTTAAGGGTAAGCCTCGAGGGTATGCATTTGGAGAGTTGATGTGGTCAGATGGCAATCACCATGTAAAGAGTCCTCTTGCAATGAAGCACTACTAG
- the LOC133732741 gene encoding subtilisin-like protease SBT5.4 isoform X4, protein MVLLQFLKRKKLLRLLDAEDPNVISIFLNKGRKLQTTRSWNFLGLERNGLIPSDSIWRKARFGEDTIIANIDTGVLGVWPESKSFSDEGLGPVPSKWRGTCQHDTKQVHCNRKLIGTRYFNNGLAMYAGPLNSSYSTVRDYDGHGSHTLSTAAGGFVPGVSVFGNGNGTTKGGSPQARVAAYKVCWPPFEGVGCFEADILAAFDAAISDGVDVISVSLGGGTEEFFNNAISIGSFHAVKNGIVVVSAAGNSGPNPGTVLNLSPWLVTVGASTIDREFTSYVVLGNKKQLKGASLSAKGLPFEMFYPLISAADARDADASTGEAEICNVGALDPRKVKGKILVCVREYNDNERTEKSLQADIAGAVGMILVNDKQSGNDVVADPHVLLVSHLNYTDGKHVFDYIKSTKTPVAYLTPVKTELGTKPAPHVAPFSSRGPNLLEQAIFKPDIIAPGVSIIAAYTEATGPTYQLSDTRRVSFNVQTGTSMACPHVSGIAGLLRKLHPDWSPAAIKSAIMTTATTQDDSNEPMLDSSYLKATPFAYGAGHIQPNNAMDPGLIYNLTTLDYLNFLCARGYNETMIKSFSNPPFKCPKSFSLGDFNYPAIAIPNLGAELVTVTRRKVTNVGSPGTYKVCVKAPPEVMVLVKPRSLKFESIGEVKKFKVIFKAKVKGKPRGYAFGELMWSDGNHHVKSPLAMKHY, encoded by the exons ATGGTTTTGCTGCAATtcttgaagaggaagaagctgCTCAGATTGCTA GATGCAGAGGATCCAAATGTGATATCAATCTTCCTAAACAAGGGAAGAAAGCTGCAAACTACCCGGTCATGGAATTTTCTTGGATTAGAGAGAAATGGACTGATTCCTTCAGACTCCATTTGGAGGAAAGCAAGGTTTGGCGAAGATACAATAATTGCAAACATAGATACTG GTGTGTTAGGTGTTTGGCCAGAATCCAAAAGCTTTAGTGATGAAGGGTTGGGACCTGTCCCTTCCAAGTGGCGTGGAACTTGTCAACATGATACAAAGCAAGTTCATTGCAACAG AAAGCTGATTGGAACTAGGTACTTTAATAATGGTCTTGCCATGTATGCCGGCCCTCTCAACTCGTCGTATTCCACTGTTCGCGACTACGATGGTCATGGATCACATACCCTATCCACGGCTGCGGGTGGATTTGTTCCAGGAGTTAGTGTTTTTGGCAATGGCAATGGAACCACCAAGGGTGGCTCTCCTCAAGCCCGTGTTGCTGCATATAAGGTATGCTGGCCACCATTTGAAGGTGTTGGGTGCTTCGAGGCAGACATCTTAGCTGCCTTTGATGCTGCAATAAGTGACGGTGTCGATGTAATCTCTGTGTCTCTTGGTGGAGGAACCGAGGAGTTTTTCAACAATGCAATTTCAATAGGGTCCTTCCATGCAGTTAAAAATGGCATTGTTGTGGTTAGTGCAGCTGGAAACTCTGGACCAAATCCAGGGACAGTATTAAACTTGTCGCCATGGTTAGTAACAGTTGGTGCTAGCACCATTGATCGAGAGTTCACAAGCTATGTTGTCCTCGGAAACAAAAAGCAATTGAAG GGAGCAAGCCTTTCAGCTAAAGGCTTACCATTTGAAATGTTTTACCCGTTGATCAGTGCTGCAGATGCGAGAGATGCTGATGCATCCACTGGAGAAGC TGAAATTTGCAATGTTGGAGCCCTCGATCCTAGGAAAGTAAAAGGAAAGATTTTGGTGTGCGTTCGAGAATACAACGATAATGAAAGAACCGAGAAGAGCCTGCAGGCTGATATTGCAGGTGCTGTAGGAATGATCTTGGTTAATGATAAGCAAAGTGGAAACGATGTTGTAGCCGATCCTCATGTGCTCCTTGTTTCACATCTCAATTACACCGACGGCAAACATGTCTTTGATTACATTAAATCTACCAA AACTCCTGTGGCTTACCTTACTCCAGTAAAGACTGAATTGGGAACAAAGCCAGCTCCGCATGTAGCTCCATTTTCATCAAGGGGGCCTAATCTTCTGGAGCAGGCAATCTTTAAG CCTGATATCATTGCACCAGGGGTGAGTATAATTGCTGCTTATACTGAAGCAACAGGGCCAACTTATCAATTATCTGATACTCGCCGGGTTTCTTTTAATGTTCAAACTGGCACTTCAATGGCGTGCCCTCATGTATCCGGAATTGCAGGGCTTCTGAGGAAACTCCATCCAGATTGGAGCCCAGCAGCTATTAAATCTGCAATCATGACAACTG CTACAACACAAGATGACAGCAATGAACCGATGCTTGACTCGTCTTATTTGAaggcaacaccatttgcttatGGTGCAGGACACATTCAACCAAACAACGCAATGGACCCAGGGCTAATTTATAACCTAACAACACTTGATTACTTGAATTTCTTATGTGCTCGAGGATACAATGAAACAATGATCAAATCATTCTCCAATCCACCTTTCAAATGTCCCAAGTCTTTCAGTCTAGGAGACTTCAACTACCCAGCAATTGCAATTCCTAATCTCGGTGCAGAGTTAGTGACCGTTACTAGAAGAAAAGTTACAAATGTCGGATCACCTGGCACGTACAAAGTGTGCGTCAAGGCACCACCAGAAGTAATGGTTTTGGTTAAACCTAGAAGCTTGAAATTTGAGAGTATTGGTgaagtgaaaaagttcaaagTTATATTCAAAGCTAAGGTTAAGGGTAAGCCTCGAGGGTATGCATTTGGAGAGTTGATGTGGTCAGATGGCAATCACCATGTAAAGAGTCCTCTTGCAATGAAGCACTACTAG